The Arenibacter algicola region TCAAGGTAGGGTTAACGTAATGTTTGTTATCCAAAAAGACGGAAGCATCGGGAACGTAAGGATGAGAGGTCCGGATAAGAACTTGGAGGAGGAAGCTGCAAGGATTATCAGCAAATTGCCTAAAATGACTCCAGGGAAGCAAAGGGGTAGAGCAGTTCGCGTACCGTTTAGTATTCCAATTACTTTCAAACTGCAATAGTTTAAGTCCAAAATATATTTAAAATCCCGAGCCGAGGCTCGGGATTTTTTGGTTTTAAAAAGATTTATTTAAGAATTCATCGGTCAAAAAAAGGAAGAGTCTGTGCACTATATGCGTTTGAAGTCTAGGGCTCCTTTTTGGTTGATTCAATTAAACATGTTTATTTGGTTGCAAAAAATCCTTATGCGGTGTATCTTTGCGGTCCATTTAAAAAATGTAAATGAAAACGGCGGTCGGTTCGGTGAAAAATGCCTCTTTAGCGGTATATTTTGCTGACTTTAAAGAAATTACCAAAGCAAGACTTGCTGTAAGTGTAGTCTTTTCTTCCATTGCAGGATATTTTCTGGGTGCTGTTGAAATAAATTTCTCCTCGGTACTGCTTTTGGCTTTTGGAGGCTATTGTATGGTGGGGGCGTCCAATGCATATAATCAAATTATAGAAAAAGACCTGGATGCTCTAATGAGTCGCACCAAGAACAGACCTATACCTGCAGGTAGGATGTCTGTTAATACAGCCATGGCCATTGCTGTTCTGATGACTATTTTGGGAATCGTGGCCTTGTATTTTCTCAACCCCAAGACGGCCATGTTTGGCGCCATCTCCATTTTCTTGTACACAAGTGTCTATACGCCTTTAAAGACTAAAACGCCCTTAGCGGTCTTTGTAGGTGCTTTTCCTGGTGCTATTCCCTTTATGTTGGGGTGGGTAGCCGCTACCGATAATTTTGGAATTGAGCCAGGTACATTATTTATGATACAGTTTTTTTGGCAATTTCCACACTTCTGGGCTTTAGGTTGGATGCTGGACGAGGATTATAAGAAAGGTGGTTTTAAAATGCTTCCTA contains the following coding sequences:
- the cyoE gene encoding heme o synthase; the encoded protein is MKTAVGSVKNASLAVYFADFKEITKARLAVSVVFSSIAGYFLGAVEINFSSVLLLAFGGYCMVGASNAYNQIIEKDLDALMSRTKNRPIPAGRMSVNTAMAIAVLMTILGIVALYFLNPKTAMFGAISIFLYTSVYTPLKTKTPLAVFVGAFPGAIPFMLGWVAATDNFGIEPGTLFMIQFFWQFPHFWALGWMLDEDYKKGGFKMLPTGKKDKGTALQIIMYTIWMMIISVIPVFGFTGRLQLSIVAAIIVFLMGTVMLFFAFRLYEKRDNASARKLMLASVSYITLMQVVYVMDKFI